The following coding sequences are from one Hydra vulgaris chromosome 04, alternate assembly HydraT2T_AEP window:
- the LOC136079199 gene encoding zinc finger MYM-type protein 1-like, with protein sequence MSNRTYQSGAAKRKKAAKAKEDISKYLPLTSFLLVQKSKPVVSEYVFLCPTSNFVSIDSALLPNETLEIQQELEPKQEPEPEQEPEPEQESEPAQVPEPVQEPEPAQEPESNQVKTYSNATTKTTQETDLALWHQLSQEAQSFWISNGPSMCQNNDGSFKNSERLSCGQKRYLSKSCFRRELHNGEFVNREWLLYSPSTGSVFCFACTLFSSKHSNFSTTGFDDWKNALKCISGHENGSEHHKNMLTYSSRQRESGQLDSVLLKQLHNEQLYWQNVLKRIVAVVKFLSSRGLPFRGKNETVGSEQNGNYLGTLELLSQFDPFLHEHMKKHGNSGKGNTSYLSANICEEFICLMGNKVLSEIISELKKAKYYSISVDSTPDLSHVDQLTFTVRYVKDLAPVERFLQFVPIDVHGAEHLETVVLNFLQENEISISDCRGQSYDNASSMAGQYSGLQKRIKDKSESALFIPCAGHSLNLVGNSAAGCCLEAVIFFDFVQCLYNFFSASTHRWQVLLSFVGKGKKVVKQLSGTRWSARADAVTCLHDSYDEIKKALEFLIKDISQSIETQNDAQNLITKMNTFVFLTIFWNDILCHFNETSKILQKENLNLDVAVRILKSLLHFIKDLRSQFENYQEKAKILLPNIDYRDSSKRTKKRSRRMAFFDGEAEELEFQGSYKFKIEAYLPVIDSLTSNLEKRTSAYEKINDNIGFLVNIQTIANVELKDHFSNLAQIYKKDINENELFFECQQFKYYISKDEHSFTEFYSTLKRDHLESTFPNIEISLRIFLSMMVSNCTGERSFSKLKLIRNELRSTMLQERLNCLSLMSIESDVLLTIDFDDIIKEFSRKKSRKRHM encoded by the coding sequence aTGTCTAATCGGACTTATCAAAGTGGTGCTGCAAAGAGGAAAAAAGCCGCTAAAGCAAAAGAAGACATTTCAAAATATCTTCCTTTGACATCATTTCTTTTGGTGCAAAAGTCAAAGCCTGTTGTGTCCGAATATGTATTTCTTTGTCCAACTTCAAATTTCGTAAGCATTGATAGTGCTTTGTTGCCAAATGAAACTCTAGAAATTCAACAGGAACTGGAACCGAAACAGGAGCCAGAACCAGAGCAGGAGCCAGAACCAGAGCAAGAGTCAGAACCAGCACAGGTGCCAGAACCAGTACAGGAGCCAGAACCAGCACAGGAGCCAGAATCAAATCAAGTTAAAACTTATTCAAACGCAACAACAAAAACTACTCAAGAAACTGACCTAGCATTGTGGCATCAGTTATCCCAAGAAGCTCAATCATTTTGGATTTCTAATGGCCCGTCCATGTGCCAGAACAATGATGGGAGCTTCAAAAATTCGGAAAGGTTGAGTTGCGGACAAAAAAGGTACTTATCAAAATCTTGCTTTAGACGTGAACTACACAATGGCGAATTTGTCAATCGTGAATGGCTATTATACTCACCTTCAACAGGTTCTGTTTTTTGCTTTGCTTGTACCTTATTCTCCAGCAAACACTCTAATTTTTCCACAACTGGATTTGATGACTGGAAAAATGCCTTAAAATGTATATCTGGACACGAGAATGGTTCTGAACATCACAAAAATATGCTTACTTACTCCAGTCGGCAGAGAGAAAGTGGCCAGCTTGACTCTgtattattaaaacagttaCATAACGAACAATTGTACTGGCAAAATGTGCTGAAAAGAATTGTTGCAGTTGTAAAGTTCTTGTCATCAAGAGGATTGCCATTTCGTGGAAAAAATGAAACCGTTGGTTCAGAGCAAAATGGTAATTATTTAGGAACTCTTGAGTTACTTAGCCAGTTTGACCCATTCCTACATGAACACATGAAAAAACATGGAAATTCTGGAAAAGGTAATACTTCATACCTCTCCGCCAATATCTGTGAGGAGTTTATATGCCTAATGGGAAATAAAGTTTTGAGCGAAATAATTTCTGaactaaaaaaagcaaaatactaCTCAATCAGCGTTGACTCAACTCCAGACTTGTCACATGTAGATCAATTAACTTTTACAGTTCGATATGTTAAAGACTTGGCACCAGTTGAgcgttttttgcaatttgttcCCATTGACGTGCATGGAGCTGAACATTTAGAAACagtggttttgaattttttacaagaaaatgaAATTTCAATATCTGACTGTCGTGGGCAGTCATACGATAATGCATCAAGTATGGCAGGACAGTACTCAGGCCTACAAAAGAGGATTAAAGACAAAAGTGAATCAGCATTGTTTATTCCTTGTGCTGGACATTCTTTAAATCTGGTTGGCAACAGTGCAGCTGGATGTTGTTTAGaagcagttattttttttgactttgttCAATGCCTCTACAACTTTTTTTCTGCATCAACTCATCGTTGGCAAGTGCTTCTGTCTTTTGTTGGCAAAGGCAAAAAAGTTGTCAAACAGCTTTCTGGAACTCGATGGTCAGCACGTGCAGATGCTGTGACTTGTCTGCATGACAGTTATGATGAGATTAAAAAAGCACTTGAATTTTTGATCAAGGACATAAGTCAGTCAATAGAAACTCAAAATGATGCTCAAAATCTCATCACGAAAATGAACACTTTTGTTTTTCTGACAATTTTCTGGAATGATATTCTTTGTCATTTTAATGAAACATCGAAGATTTTAcagaaagaaaatttaaacctGGATGTTGCAGTTCGGATTCTAAAGTCATTGTTGCATTTCATTAAAGATTTGAGGAGTCAATTTGAGAATTACCAGGAAAAAGCCAAAATCTTGCTTCCAAACATTGACTACAGAGATTCttcaaaaagaacaaaaaaaagaagccGACGTATGGCCTTCTTTGATGGTGAGGCTGAAGAATTGGAATTTCAGGGaagttataaattcaaaattgaaGCATACCTTCCTGTTATTGATTCACTAAcatcaaatttagaaaaaagaacATCAGCATATGAGAAGATCAATGACAATATCGGATTTCTAGTAAACATTCAAACAATTGCCAATGTTGAACTAAAAGACCATTTTTCAAACCTAGCACAAATTTATAAGAAGGACATAAatgaaaatgaacttttttttgagtGCCagcaatttaaatattacatttcaAAAGATGAACATTCATTTACAGAATTTTACTCAACATTAAAAAGAGACCACTTGGAATCAACTTTTCCAAATATTGAAATTTCCCTTAGAATTTTTCTGTCAATGATGGTCTCAAATTGCACTGGCGAGCGatcattttcaaaactaaaacttaTAAGAAATGAACTCCGCTCAACCATGCTGCAAGAAAGATTGAACTGTTTGTCGTTAATGTCAATTGAATCAGATGTTCTTTTAACCATtgattttgatgatattattaaagaattttcaagaaaaaaatcacGTAAACGTCACATGTAA